One window from the genome of Hyperolius riggenbachi isolate aHypRig1 chromosome 6, aHypRig1.pri, whole genome shotgun sequence encodes:
- the SLC2A1 gene encoding solute carrier family 2, facilitated glucose transporter member 1 isoform X2: protein MESGGKMTMRLMMAVSVAVLGSLQFGYNTGVINAPQKVIEGFLNETWLSRYGEPIEETTLTTLWSLSVAIFSVGGMIGSFSVGLFVNRFGRRNSMLMANILAFIAAIFMGFSKLAYSFEMLIIGRFVIGLYCGLTTGFVPMYVGEIAPTSLRGALGTLHQLGVVVGILIAQIFGLEPIMGNASLWPLLLGCIFVPALVQSAALPFCPESPRFLLIIRNEEDKAKSILKKLRGTTDVSSDLQEMKEESRQMMKEKKVTILELFRSPLYRQPIIIAIVLQLSQQLSGINAVFYYSTMIFEKAKVEQPIYATIGAGIVNTAFTVVSLFVVERAGRRTLHLIGLGGMAGCAILMTIALVLLDRVAEMSYLSIVAIYCFVAFFEIGPGPIPWFIVAELFSQGPRPAAIAVAGFSNWTSNFIVGFGFQYVEKLCGPYVFVIFIVLLAIFFIFTFFKVPETKGRTFDEIASDFRQGGGAESNADKHNAPEEFHSLGDSQV, encoded by the exons GTGATTGAAGGCTTCCTCAATGAAACCTGGCTGAGTAGATATGGCGAGCCCATCGAAGAAACCACACTGACCACCCTGTGGTCCCTCTCTGTTGCCATCTTCTCTGTCGGAGGCATGATTGGCTCATTCTCCGTGGGGCTGTTTGTGAACCGTTTTGGAAG GCGTAACTCAATGCTAATGGCCAACATCCTGGCAtttattgctgccatttttatggGTTTCTCCAAGTTGGCGTACTCCTTTGAGATGCTGATCATTGGCCGGTTCGTGATtggcctgtactgtggcctcaccACTGGATTTGTGCCCATGTACGTTGGAGAGATTGCCCCTACATCGCTGAGAGGTGCCCTGGGTACACTTCACCAGCTGGGAGTGGTGGTCGGAATTCTGATTGCCCAA ATATTTGGTTTGGAGCCAATAATGGGTAACGCCTCACTGTGGCCTCTTCTTCTTGGATGTATCTTCGTGCCTGCATTGGTCCAATCAGCTGCACTGCCATTCTGTCCTGAAAGTCCTCGCTTCCTGCTCATCATTCGAAATGAAGAAGATAAGGCCAAAAGCA TTTTGAAGAAGCTTCGAGGCACCACAGACGTTTCTTCTGACCTGCAGGAGATGAAAGAGGAGAGTCGTCAAATGATGAAAGAGAAGAAGGTGACAATTTTGGAACTCTTCCGCTCACCACTGTATCGTCAACCAATCATCATCGCAATTGTCCTGCAGTTGTCCCAGCAACTCTCTGGTATTAATGCG GTCTTCTACTATTCCACCATGATTTTTGAAAAAGCTAAAGTTGAACAGCCAATCTACGCCACCATTGGTGCTGGGATAGTGAACACAGCATTTACAGTTGTTTCG ctCTTTGTGGTAGAGAGAGCTGGCCGTCGTACCCTGCACCTCATTGGCCTTGGAGGCATGGCTGGATGTGCTATACTGATGACCATTGCCCTGGTATTGCTG GACCGTGTGGCAGAGATGTCCTACCTCAGCATTGTGGCTATCTACTGCTTTGTTGCATTCTTTGAGATTGGACCTGGTCCCATCCCATGGTTCATTGTGGCAGAGCTCTTCAGTCAAGGTCCACGACCTGCAGCTATTGCTGTTGCTGGCTTTTCCAACTGGACATCAAACTTCATCGTAGGATTTGGCTTCCAGTATGTCGAG AAGCTCTGTGGCCCCTACGTCTTTGTCATCTTTATAGTGCTGCTTGCCatattcttcatcttcaccttctTCAAGGTGCCAGAAACCAAAGGCCGCACATTTGATGAGATTGCCTCTGACTTCAGGCAAGGCGGGGGAGCTGAAAGCAATGCTGACAAACACAATGCTCCAGAGGAGTTCCACAGCCTTGGCGATTCCCAAGTGTAA